CACCCCGGCCAGGCGCAGCTCGGCGGCCAGGACCAGGCCGGCCGCGCCGGCGCCCACGATGATCACGTCGTGCATTTCGTACCCCGATTCGCTGACAGCCGCCGATTCTGCGGCATGACGGGGGTCTTGCGGCAAGCCCCGGGGTGCGCTATAGCTTGAGAGTGGGAGACGTCCAGTGTGGACGGATCCGCTCACGCCACCCGGACCTCGACACCGGCTTGGCGAAACCGGTCCAGTGCTTCCGAAGGCGCCTCGGCGTCGGTGACCAGCACGTCCACGTCCGCCATCCCGCACACGGTCGCCAAAGCGGTGCGCGAGAACTTGGCGCTCTCGGCAATCAGCACCGTGCGCCGCGAAGACCGCTTCGCAGCGCGCTTCACCGCGGCGTCCTGCAAGTCGTGGGCCGTCACCCCGTCGTCGGGCGACAGGCCGCAGCACGTGAGCACGAACGTGTCGAACCGCAGCGCGGCGAGCGCGGCCTCGGCGATCGGGCCGACCATCGAGCCCTCGCCGAAACGGGTGGTTCCGCCGGGCAGCAGCAGGTTCACCGACGAGCCGGCCGCCAGTACCGTCGCGCTCGGCAGCGCGAGCGGCATCACGGTCAGGCGCCGGCCGGCAAGGACGCGGGCGACCGCGAGCCCGCTCGTGCCGCTGTCGACGACCACGGCCTCGCCGTCGCGCACCAGGCCGCCCACCACGGCCGCGATCCGATCCTTCGCCGCCGCGGACTCCACCTCGCGCAGCGTGAACGGCAGCTCCTCGCCGCGCATCAGCAGGCTCACCGCGCCACCTCGCACGCGGCGCAGCGTGCCCTGCTCGGCCAGCGAGTCGAGGTCGCGCCGGATGGTCACCTCCGACGTGTCCAGCTCGCCGGCCAATTCGCCGACATCGACGCGGCCGTCGCGCCGGAGCCGCTCGAGGATGCGTTCGTGCCGCGGGTTGCCTCGCATGACTGCCGAACTTACCTCCCTTTCGTTCGAAAGGCCTGAGCGTCTGTGGTGACGAACATGTTCGTTACGATCTTGTTCGGAACGAACATGTTCGTTATCATGAAGTCATGACCGCACCACGCAGCCGCCGGGAACGTCCGGCCAAGCCGGCCCTGACCAGGGCCGGGATCATCACCGCCGCGCTTGCGATCCTGCGGGCCGAGGGTCTGTCCCGGCTGACGATGCGCCGGCTCGCGCATGAGCTCGACACCGGAGCGGCGTCGCTGTACGTCTACGTCCGCAACACCGTGGAGCTCCACGCGGCGGTGCTCGACGAGCTGCTCGCCGAAGTGGAGCCGGCTCCCGCGGCCGGGACGTGGGCGGAGCGGCTCGAAGCGGTGCTCGGCTCGTACACGGTGGTGCTGTTCCGCTATCCCGGGCTGGCGCAGTCGGCGCTCGTGGCTCGCCCTCGCGGGGACAACTACCTGCGGCTGGTGGACACGCTGCTCGCGTTGCTGGCCGAGGGCGAGGTGCCGGGCGAGCAGGCGGCGTGGGGCGTCGACCTCCTGCTCCAGCTGGCCACGGCGACCGCGGCCGAACACGCCGACGAGCGCCCCGAGGACCGCGACGAATGGCAGGCCCTGGCGGCCGTCATCCACGACGCGTCACCCGAGAAGTACCCACACCTGGCCGCGGCCGGGTCCGACTTGCTGTCCGGCGCGCCCGGGCAGCGGC
The sequence above is a segment of the Amycolatopsis sp. 2-15 genome. Coding sequences within it:
- a CDS encoding DeoR/GlpR family DNA-binding transcription regulator, which encodes MRGNPRHERILERLRRDGRVDVGELAGELDTSEVTIRRDLDSLAEQGTLRRVRGGAVSLLMRGEELPFTLREVESAAAKDRIAAVVGGLVRDGEAVVVDSGTSGLAVARVLAGRRLTVMPLALPSATVLAAGSSVNLLLPGGTTRFGEGSMVGPIAEAALAALRFDTFVLTCCGLSPDDGVTAHDLQDAAVKRAAKRSSRRTVLIAESAKFSRTALATVCGMADVDVLVTDAEAPSEALDRFRQAGVEVRVA
- a CDS encoding TetR/AcrR family transcriptional regulator, which translates into the protein MTAPRSRRERPAKPALTRAGIITAALAILRAEGLSRLTMRRLAHELDTGAASLYVYVRNTVELHAAVLDELLAEVEPAPAAGTWAERLEAVLGSYTVVLFRYPGLAQSALVARPRGDNYLRLVDTLLALLAEGEVPGEQAAWGVDLLLQLATATAAEHADERPEDRDEWQALAAVIHDASPEKYPHLAAAGSDLLSGAPGQRLSWAFRALIAGIAATPRT